A section of the Neorhodopirellula lusitana genome encodes:
- a CDS encoding WecB/TagA/CpsF family glycosyltransferase: MTNSTYSSTTPASSVVVVNPNKAAGTSAGQPANSAGPIDSGSRVGAPPVSATPVTYPGSSPGSPVAVQRERDTEVVWNVPFDRLDMSQSIDAIGELVAQDRPSYVVTANLNYCMLHDQDESVREITRAADLVLADGQPIVWRSQLDGNPLPERVAGSEMIIHLCERAAKEGWRVYFLGGAEGVAETCATRLQADFPGLQVAGTECPPFRQLTDQEHAEQLARIRYSETDLLFVAFGQPKGEKWIHENLSSLGNACCIQLGASFDFIAGTAVRAPEAYQKFGMEWAYRMARDPKRLVPRYAGNGWFLAKALLRDWQRQVKSWGMWD; encoded by the coding sequence ATGACGAATTCGACATACTCTTCGACAACGCCCGCGTCTTCTGTCGTCGTGGTGAACCCGAACAAGGCCGCAGGCACGTCCGCGGGCCAGCCAGCCAATTCGGCTGGGCCGATTGACTCGGGAAGTCGCGTAGGGGCGCCGCCAGTTTCAGCCACGCCGGTTACCTACCCGGGGTCGTCACCCGGATCACCAGTCGCAGTCCAACGTGAGCGTGACACCGAGGTCGTTTGGAACGTTCCTTTCGACCGCTTGGACATGTCACAAAGCATTGACGCGATCGGGGAGCTGGTTGCACAAGATCGCCCGAGTTACGTCGTGACAGCCAACCTGAATTACTGCATGTTGCACGACCAGGACGAATCGGTTCGTGAAATCACGCGAGCTGCCGACTTGGTTCTCGCCGATGGCCAGCCGATCGTGTGGCGAAGTCAGCTTGACGGGAATCCGCTTCCTGAACGGGTCGCTGGAAGCGAGATGATCATTCATTTGTGCGAACGGGCCGCTAAAGAAGGATGGCGAGTCTATTTCTTGGGCGGTGCCGAAGGTGTTGCCGAGACCTGTGCCACGCGTTTGCAAGCTGATTTTCCAGGCTTGCAAGTTGCCGGTACAGAGTGCCCGCCGTTCCGCCAGTTAACCGACCAAGAGCACGCTGAACAACTTGCTCGTATTCGCTATTCGGAAACAGATTTACTGTTCGTTGCTTTCGGGCAACCTAAGGGTGAAAAATGGATTCACGAAAACCTCAGTTCGCTCGGGAACGCGTGCTGCATTCAACTCGGAGCGTCTTTCGACTTCATCGCCGGAACCGCCGTTCGTGCTCCCGAAGCCTATCAAAAGTTCGGGATGGAGTGGGCCTATCGAATGGCCCGCGATCCCAAACGGCTTGTCCCACGGTATGCCGGTAACGGCTGGTTCCTTGCCAAGGCATTGCTGCGTGATTGGCAGCGGCAAGTGAAGAGCTGGGGCATGTGGGACTGA